A single region of the Acinetobacter sp. WCHA45 genome encodes:
- a CDS encoding NAD(P)/FAD-dependent oxidoreductase encodes MVHQVDVVVLGAGASGLMLAAEAGKRGRSVVVLEKANKVGKKILMSGGGKCNFTNLDVEPSNYISENPHFVISALTRYTNWDFIGLVCEYGIEYEERKHGQLFTIKGAKEILELLLAECNKAKRVQIQTHCEVQSITAQTDSGFIIETNQGTYHCESLVVATGGLSIPTLGGSGFGYELAKQFGHHVFPTRAGLVPFTFSDQFKEVTTRLSGNALDATLINDRHQFTEALLFTHRGLSGPSSLQLSNYWHVGESFKIDFFPSQDLVQFFKEKKKSQPKVLLRTLLSEFTAKSIVLELQQLIWAEQSENAIGNFSDLQLEQIADQLHAFSVKPSGTEGYRTAEVTLGGVDTSEVSSKTMESKKQKGLYFIGEVLDVTGHLGGYNFQWAWSSAQAAAQFV; translated from the coding sequence ATGGTTCATCAAGTTGATGTTGTTGTTTTAGGTGCAGGTGCATCAGGCTTGATGTTGGCTGCAGAGGCTGGTAAACGTGGACGTTCCGTTGTCGTATTAGAAAAAGCCAATAAAGTAGGTAAAAAGATTCTAATGTCTGGTGGTGGCAAATGTAACTTTACCAACCTAGATGTTGAACCTTCAAATTATATTTCTGAAAATCCACACTTTGTTATTTCAGCGCTCACTCGTTACACCAACTGGGATTTTATTGGTTTGGTCTGCGAATATGGTATTGAATATGAAGAACGTAAACACGGTCAGCTATTTACAATCAAAGGCGCAAAAGAAATCCTCGAACTATTACTTGCAGAGTGCAATAAAGCGAAACGAGTTCAGATTCAGACCCATTGCGAAGTACAAAGCATAACAGCACAAACAGATTCAGGTTTTATCATTGAAACCAATCAAGGCACTTATCACTGTGAGTCGTTAGTAGTTGCCACTGGTGGTTTATCGATTCCAACATTAGGCGGTTCAGGTTTTGGCTATGAACTGGCAAAGCAGTTCGGACATCATGTATTTCCAACCCGTGCTGGTCTTGTTCCCTTTACTTTTTCTGATCAGTTTAAAGAGGTAACCACTCGCTTAAGTGGTAATGCATTAGATGCAACCTTGATCAACGATCGCCATCAATTTACTGAAGCTTTGTTGTTTACTCATCGAGGCTTAAGTGGACCAAGTTCATTACAGCTCTCAAATTATTGGCATGTGGGTGAAAGTTTTAAAATTGATTTTTTCCCGAGCCAAGATTTAGTTCAATTCTTCAAGGAAAAGAAAAAGTCGCAACCCAAAGTTCTGCTCAGAACTTTGCTCAGTGAATTCACGGCGAAAAGTATCGTGCTTGAGCTACAACAACTAATTTGGGCGGAACAAAGTGAAAATGCGATTGGCAATTTTAGCGATTTACAACTAGAGCAAATTGCTGATCAATTGCACGCCTTTTCTGTTAAACCATCTGGAACTGAAGGATATCGTACTGCTGAAGTCACATTAGGTGGCGTAGACACCAGCGAAGTTTCTTCAAAAACCATGGAAAGTAAAAAGCAGAAAGGCTTATATTTTATCGGTGAAGTACTCGATGTAACAGGTCATTTGGGAGGATATAACTTCCAATGGGCATGGTCTTCGGCGCAAGCAGCGGCTCAATTTGTTTAG
- a CDS encoding oleate hydratase has product MQNKRLKTLDRSKSHLWIVGGGIAGMAAAAFAIRDAKVPAEHIHILEELNVSGGSMDGGHNPLNPNQAWVTRGGRMLTDETYLCTWDLFSSIPSLENPDISVREECREFNEQVKTNAQARLIDSNHIIAEAQKLGLSTLNRAQMLRLLALKEDRIGSRRIDEFFDDAFFQSNFWRMWRTTFAFQKWHSAAELRRYFLRFIQELPRIHTLAGVKRTKYNQYDSMIHPLQRWLVEQGVDVRFGSYVTDADFVEDAQTKERKATQLYVNIPEGTEQIQLGEHDLALFTLGSITADSRYGDKFDVPELIRDRQDHGWRLWETLAQKAPDFGRPMTFYGNIDEHKWKSFTLTMHDDVLLKRIIDYTGNEPGTGALMTWFESGWHLSVVVPAQPHFADLPEGKFTLWGYGFEIDYIGDYIKKPMSEATGQEILIELIHQLGFDDILDHVLAHTDITTVMMPYASALFACRKAGDRPLVIPENAVNFAFLGQFVELEDDVVFTVEYSVRCAMIAIYQLLGVEREIPEIYNGLLDPKVGLNALEAVFH; this is encoded by the coding sequence ATGCAAAATAAAAGACTGAAAACATTAGACCGCTCTAAATCACATCTTTGGATTGTAGGTGGAGGCATAGCTGGTATGGCTGCTGCTGCTTTTGCGATTCGTGATGCTAAAGTGCCAGCCGAACATATCCATATTTTAGAAGAATTGAATGTTTCTGGTGGTTCGATGGACGGTGGACATAATCCGCTTAATCCGAACCAAGCATGGGTCACACGTGGTGGACGTATGCTAACTGATGAGACTTATTTGTGTACTTGGGATTTATTTTCAAGCATCCCATCTTTAGAAAATCCAGACATTTCTGTTCGTGAAGAATGTCGTGAATTTAACGAACAAGTTAAAACCAATGCTCAAGCACGTTTGATCGACTCAAATCATATTATTGCAGAAGCTCAAAAATTGGGATTATCAACGCTCAACCGTGCTCAAATGTTACGTCTACTGGCATTAAAAGAAGATCGTATCGGTAGTCGCCGTATTGATGAATTTTTTGATGATGCATTTTTCCAAAGTAATTTTTGGCGGATGTGGCGAACCACGTTTGCCTTTCAAAAATGGCATAGCGCAGCGGAATTACGCCGTTATTTTCTACGTTTCATTCAAGAATTACCACGCATCCATACCTTAGCAGGTGTGAAACGAACTAAATACAATCAATATGATTCAATGATTCATCCTCTACAACGCTGGTTGGTGGAACAAGGCGTTGATGTTCGTTTCGGTAGTTATGTCACAGATGCAGACTTTGTCGAAGATGCCCAAACGAAGGAACGTAAGGCAACCCAACTTTATGTCAACATTCCAGAAGGCACTGAACAAATTCAACTGGGTGAGCATGATCTTGCGCTCTTTACTTTAGGTTCGATTACGGCTGACTCACGTTATGGCGATAAATTCGATGTTCCTGAGCTGATTCGTGACCGACAAGATCATGGCTGGCGTTTGTGGGAAACATTGGCTCAAAAAGCCCCTGATTTTGGTCGCCCAATGACCTTTTATGGCAACATTGATGAGCATAAATGGAAATCCTTTACGCTCACCATGCATGATGATGTGCTACTAAAACGGATTATTGATTACACAGGAAATGAACCCGGTACAGGTGCATTGATGACTTGGTTTGAATCTGGTTGGCATCTATCTGTGGTCGTTCCAGCTCAACCGCATTTTGCTGACTTACCAGAAGGCAAATTTACCTTATGGGGTTATGGTTTTGAAATTGACTATATCGGCGATTACATTAAAAAACCAATGAGTGAAGCCACAGGTCAAGAGATTTTAATTGAGTTGATTCATCAACTTGGTTTCGATGACATCTTGGATCATGTGTTGGCACATACCGACATTACCACGGTGATGATGCCTTATGCCTCTGCCCTATTTGCATGTCGTAAAGCAGGTGATCGCCCATTGGTCATTCCAGAAAATGCGGTCAACTTTGCTTTCTTAGGTCAATTCGTAGAGCTTGAAGATGATGTGGTTTTCACTGTGGAATATTCCGTACGTTGTGCCATGATTGCCATTTATCAACTCTTAGGTGTCGAACGTGAAATTCCAGAGATTTATAATGGTTTACTCGATCCTAAAGTTGGCTTAAATGCTTTGGAAGCAGTTTTTCATTAA
- a CDS encoding 1-aminocyclopropane-1-carboxylate deaminase/D-cysteine desulfhydrase, translating into MFDHIAFPTTYQTLELPQHVQLTIKRLDQIHPQISGNKFFKLKYNFSAAQQQGLRQVLTFGGAFSNHIATTAYAAQRFGFQSIGVIRGEELATQDLNPTLQTAQDFGMQLHFVSRAEYRLRHDVEYLQQLQRQYPQAFIIPEGGTNAFALQGTQEILSEDDRKNYDVICCAVGTGGTIAGLIESSSNQQQIVGFSALKGNFLQRDVQQWTTKTNWRLTDAYCCGGYAKTTDELLQFMQQFEQQYAIPLEQVYTAKMMMGVFDLIQHNHFPANTRILAIHTGGLQGRLKT; encoded by the coding sequence ATGTTTGATCACATTGCTTTTCCTACCACTTATCAAACATTAGAACTTCCCCAGCATGTTCAACTGACCATCAAACGCCTTGATCAGATTCATCCCCAGATTTCGGGCAACAAGTTTTTTAAACTCAAATACAATTTTTCCGCAGCCCAACAACAAGGTTTACGTCAAGTTCTCACCTTTGGTGGTGCATTCTCCAATCATATTGCAACAACGGCTTATGCAGCTCAACGCTTTGGCTTTCAAAGCATTGGTGTGATTCGTGGTGAAGAACTTGCGACCCAAGACTTAAACCCTACCCTACAGACAGCACAAGATTTTGGCATGCAACTGCATTTTGTCAGCCGAGCCGAATATCGGCTACGCCATGATGTTGAATATTTACAACAATTACAACGGCAATATCCTCAAGCCTTTATTATTCCAGAAGGTGGAACGAATGCATTTGCTCTGCAAGGAACACAGGAAATTCTGAGCGAAGATGACCGAAAGAATTATGATGTCATTTGCTGTGCCGTTGGAACTGGTGGAACAATTGCAGGACTGATTGAAAGTAGTTCAAATCAACAACAAATAGTGGGTTTTTCTGCATTAAAAGGGAATTTTTTACAACGCGATGTTCAACAGTGGACCACTAAAACCAATTGGAGATTAACCGATGCCTATTGTTGTGGGGGTTATGCAAAAACTACTGATGAACTACTACAATTTATGCAGCAATTTGAACAGCAATATGCAATTCCTTTAGAACAAGTCTATACCGCTAAGATGATGATGGGGGTGTTCGATTTAATTCAACATAACCACTTTCCAGCAAATACAAGGATTTTGGCGATTCATACAGGTGGGCTACAAGGCCGTTTAAAAACATAA
- a CDS encoding IS1 family transposase, with the protein MRITLEIKCPTCLGDSIKKNGIKVDGKQNYQCKDCKRQFIGDHALSYLGCNSGITRKILQLMVRGSGIRDIAEVERISIGKVLRTLTESTYQIQPKQSHYESLEVDEFWTFVGNKNNKQWLIYAFHRETGEIVAYVWGKRDLATVQRLKTKLKQLGIHYTRIASDHWDSFITAFKNCKQSIGKFFTVGIEGNNCKIRHRIRRRFRRSCNFSKKIENHFKAFDLTFFYINNGSL; encoded by the coding sequence ATGCGAATAACTCTAGAAATCAAATGTCCAACCTGCCTCGGTGACAGTATAAAGAAAAATGGCATCAAAGTAGATGGGAAACAAAACTATCAGTGCAAAGACTGTAAACGTCAGTTTATTGGTGACCATGCTCTGAGCTATCTAGGATGTAATTCAGGCATTACTCGAAAAATATTACAGTTGATGGTCAGAGGTAGTGGTATACGAGATATCGCTGAAGTTGAGCGAATCAGTATCGGTAAAGTTTTACGTACTTTAACCGAATCGACCTACCAAATTCAGCCTAAACAAAGTCATTATGAGTCTCTTGAAGTTGATGAGTTTTGGACTTTTGTGGGAAATAAAAATAATAAACAATGGCTTATTTACGCCTTCCATCGAGAAACAGGTGAGATTGTTGCTTATGTTTGGGGTAAAAGAGACTTAGCTACAGTTCAACGATTGAAGACAAAGCTTAAACAATTAGGTATTCACTACACCCGAATTGCAAGTGATCATTGGGACAGTTTCATAACTGCTTTTAAAAACTGCAAGCAAAGTATTGGTAAATTTTTTACTGTAGGTATTGAAGGTAATAATTGCAAAATAAGGCATCGAATTAGGCGTCGTTTTAGAAGGAGTTGTAATTTTTCAAAAAAAATTGAAAACCATTTTAAAGCTTTCGACTTAACCTTTTTTTACATCAATAATGGCTCCCTTTAA
- a CDS encoding DUF11 domain-containing protein, giving the protein MVGMKVLQIFDLLKLQCTYSTKITIAILLCIFNISVANAAYQRGYLNLGFETPTIATGSNVCRVYISSTRVPGWLTTHPYGNEGFSGTCSISTNGSGQLMEMWAGSRNIDGTNTTPTNTIKAREGNQFVELNADAVSTISQNICLVNGESVSWKFSHNGRNTANDTMLLRAGAQTITTVSTNKTGDGLVTSCMSGTCSVSSGSGSGVGATTGSTITRWADYSGTFTYTGATGQVPMGFHSTSGTSTSGNFLDAIQIIVKPIIEFSSANYVVPENGGIVQPLKVIVVGDVPSEGISLVFNVNDGTAQLGVDYKINGGVANTFTKTIPQGNYGAGTPYVLEVPVEIINDLVNEVDDTFNVTINQSNDFHIMSSNDCGASGNGVANYVIKDDDQPTDMDLKVEKKQRIGTSGSFVADSLTMNVGDTIQYQLVISNKGENAVSDTSRANFSDAIPSNFNTLSILSTTKANGAVTCSASFTGNNLSGQFSGPKGATCTLIIQARANSAGIITNTATVSVPSANTEIFPSDNSSSVQVAIAKALITLTKSTIGGLGTFGFTLTGTSQTSGSITTLTQGEEYQVDGDTTLTGVQPFVVTGTGSITINESSLPTGGGWSLTGASCRNTAGNSVGSRSGSVYTLTAADISNNPNLNCNFVNTKLPTVKIQKISQGGTGTFDFANSNLSSNSSNVATSLQGSPNIGTGTSPVLTVLNNATDVVIRESSIATGYALKSASCVDSNSLITGNIGTFGNFITDRITIPYTYLITGGADITCTFINSKPSLIIKKISRGGLGKFDFTGNNGIANHSITTTAQDTETVGETQYFTTPNPSTDAVITETNIPTGFRLTNAVCTGLPASSVTANYTNATVTLNKSGIVSGAEIVCTLTNTLTTLTLIKKWDNAVAGDSVIVNSIGLDTNATTAVSVADQTGANSTTGTPVVLMPNMIGKTATILESFSKGDAADYNSSLLCTGNNIALNGFKLTIHNDDAAIICTLTNSRKKLVLITGRIFNDNGGTTNNILNNAYNAVQDANEIGIAGSRLKLANCAGLELNFVTISNSNGEYSFKVEDSVLTNPFCIVQTNLSEYSSVSGASPTGSYNRSTDTISLPKTTATSYPNNNFGDANLNIVLTEDGQHTIASGDVTDYPHRLNSQAPVQITQFNQLSTQQPNSANDQVWQALVYKDTNCNGNVDTGETVFNPTVANPYTLQPNVDLCLVQRVHSPTNVMTGAQHVSTLETSYSVILANPTQTITGQSTQRQDVTLIGKAGLSLTKKVRAVASCPSTSADQNQFAVTNQANNVDHLEYEITYKNNSTKLLNNVKIKDSLPIATSFGSMSCNSTPNGNSCNINHVGDTLEWNLTGVLNPAATGTVRFCVNQ; this is encoded by the coding sequence ATGGTGGGTATGAAGGTTTTACAAATATTTGATTTGTTGAAATTACAGTGTACTTATTCTACAAAAATCACGATCGCAATTTTATTGTGCATATTCAATATTTCTGTTGCAAATGCTGCTTATCAGCGTGGATACCTGAATTTAGGTTTTGAAACGCCGACCATTGCGACAGGAAGTAATGTTTGCCGTGTCTATATTAGTAGCACACGTGTACCTGGTTGGTTAACCACACACCCATATGGAAATGAGGGCTTCAGTGGCACATGTTCAATCTCAACCAATGGTTCAGGGCAACTGATGGAAATGTGGGCTGGCTCAAGAAATATTGATGGTACCAATACAACCCCTACCAACACGATCAAAGCACGGGAAGGCAATCAATTTGTCGAGTTAAATGCAGATGCTGTTTCTACTATTTCTCAAAATATCTGTTTAGTGAATGGTGAGTCTGTATCTTGGAAATTTAGTCATAATGGGCGTAATACTGCTAACGATACGATGTTGTTGCGTGCTGGAGCTCAAACGATCACAACGGTATCGACAAATAAAACTGGGGATGGGCTAGTCACGAGTTGCATGTCAGGCACGTGTTCTGTATCCAGTGGTTCTGGATCAGGTGTAGGAGCGACAACGGGTTCTACAATTACACGTTGGGCAGACTATAGTGGAACATTCACCTATACAGGCGCAACAGGGCAAGTGCCAATGGGATTCCATTCGACTTCAGGAACAAGCACCAGCGGAAATTTTTTAGATGCGATACAAATTATTGTAAAACCTATTATTGAGTTTAGCTCAGCCAATTATGTTGTACCTGAAAATGGCGGTATAGTGCAGCCGCTTAAGGTTATTGTGGTCGGTGATGTACCGAGTGAGGGTATTTCATTAGTCTTTAATGTGAATGATGGCACAGCCCAATTAGGTGTCGATTATAAAATTAATGGTGGAGTTGCAAACACTTTTACCAAGACGATACCACAAGGTAATTACGGTGCGGGGACCCCTTATGTTCTTGAGGTTCCCGTCGAAATTATTAATGATTTAGTGAATGAAGTTGACGATACATTTAATGTAACCATCAATCAAAGTAACGATTTTCATATTATGTCATCAAATGATTGCGGAGCATCTGGTAACGGTGTCGCAAACTATGTAATTAAAGATGATGATCAGCCGACAGATATGGATTTGAAAGTAGAGAAGAAACAAAGAATAGGTACTTCTGGAAGCTTTGTAGCTGATTCATTGACGATGAATGTAGGAGATACCATTCAGTATCAATTGGTCATTAGTAATAAAGGTGAAAATGCAGTCAGTGATACGAGTCGGGCAAACTTCAGTGATGCAATACCAAGTAATTTCAATACACTTTCTATACTCAGCACAACGAAAGCAAATGGTGCGGTCACTTGTAGTGCAAGCTTTACAGGCAATAATTTAAGTGGGCAGTTTAGTGGTCCCAAAGGTGCAACTTGTACGCTTATTATTCAAGCTAGAGCAAATAGCGCAGGGATCATCACCAATACTGCGACAGTGAGTGTACCATCTGCCAACACTGAAATTTTCCCATCTGATAATAGTAGTAGTGTGCAAGTTGCTATTGCAAAAGCTTTAATTACACTCACAAAATCAACAATAGGTGGCTTAGGTACTTTCGGTTTTACACTAACTGGTACAAGCCAAACTTCAGGTTCGATTACAACATTGACTCAGGGTGAAGAATATCAGGTTGATGGTGATACGACGCTGACTGGTGTGCAACCTTTTGTCGTCACAGGAACAGGTAGCATAACGATTAATGAAAGTAGTCTACCTACTGGCGGGGGATGGAGTTTAACAGGTGCCAGTTGTCGTAACACAGCGGGCAACTCTGTCGGTAGCCGATCAGGATCGGTTTATACTCTAACAGCAGCCGATATTAGCAATAATCCAAATTTAAACTGTAACTTTGTGAATACCAAACTCCCAACGGTAAAGATTCAGAAAATTTCTCAGGGAGGAACGGGAACATTCGATTTTGCGAATAGTAATTTATCCAGTAATTCCAGTAATGTTGCGACAAGTTTACAAGGATCACCTAATATTGGAACGGGGACATCGCCTGTTTTAACGGTATTGAATAATGCAACAGATGTTGTTATTAGAGAGTCATCAATTGCGACGGGTTATGCACTAAAATCTGCGAGTTGTGTTGATTCAAATAGTTTGATTACAGGGAATATTGGTACATTTGGTAATTTCATTACCGATAGAATCACGATTCCTTACACCTATTTAATTACTGGTGGTGCTGACATTACGTGTACTTTTATTAATAGTAAGCCTAGTTTAATTATTAAAAAAATTAGCCGTGGTGGATTGGGTAAGTTTGATTTTACTGGCAATAATGGTATCGCAAATCATTCAATTACGACTACAGCTCAAGATACTGAAACTGTGGGGGAAACACAGTATTTTACTACCCCAAATCCATCAACAGATGCTGTGATTACTGAAACAAATATTCCAACAGGTTTCCGTCTAACCAATGCAGTTTGCACAGGATTGCCAGCCAGTTCAGTTACTGCGAATTATACCAATGCAACAGTTACATTAAATAAAAGTGGTATTGTTTCTGGCGCTGAAATCGTATGTACCTTAACCAATACGCTCACGACTTTAACATTGATAAAAAAATGGGATAACGCAGTCGCTGGTGATAGTGTAATCGTGAATAGTATTGGCTTGGATACCAATGCAACCACCGCAGTTTCGGTTGCTGATCAGACAGGGGCAAATAGCACTACTGGAACGCCTGTTGTGCTTATGCCGAATATGATTGGTAAAACTGCAACGATTCTTGAGTCATTTAGTAAAGGTGATGCTGCAGATTATAATAGTAGTTTACTTTGCACAGGCAACAACATCGCACTGAATGGCTTTAAGCTAACGATTCACAATGATGATGCTGCGATTATTTGTACTTTAACCAATAGTCGAAAAAAACTAGTCCTGATTACAGGGCGTATTTTTAACGATAATGGCGGAACGACCAATAATATCTTGAATAATGCTTATAATGCCGTACAAGATGCAAATGAAATCGGCATTGCAGGGAGTCGTCTCAAACTTGCCAATTGTGCTGGTCTTGAGCTTAATTTTGTGACGATCAGTAATAGTAATGGAGAATATAGTTTTAAAGTTGAGGACAGCGTTCTAACCAATCCATTTTGTATCGTACAAACAAATTTGTCCGAATATAGTTCTGTCAGCGGAGCGAGTCCAACCGGAAGCTATAACCGAAGTACGGATACGATTTCACTCCCTAAAACAACAGCAACCAGTTATCCAAATAATAATTTTGGTGATGCAAATCTGAATATCGTACTGACTGAAGATGGGCAACACACTATAGCTTCTGGAGACGTCACAGATTATCCGCATCGTCTCAATTCACAAGCTCCAGTACAAATCACTCAGTTCAATCAGTTGTCTACCCAACAACCCAACAGTGCCAATGACCAAGTTTGGCAAGCTTTGGTTTATAAAGATACGAACTGTAATGGGAATGTGGATACTGGTGAAACCGTATTTAATCCAACCGTAGCGAATCCATATACATTACAACCCAATGTAGATCTTTGTTTGGTTCAACGTGTTCATTCACCTACAAATGTCATGACAGGTGCACAGCATGTTTCGACCTTAGAGACAAGTTATAGTGTGATCTTGGCAAATCCAACACAGACAATTACGGGTCAATCAACTCAACGACAAGATGTCACATTAATTGGTAAAGCGGGTCTTAGCTTAACTAAAAAGGTACGCGCAGTTGCCAGTTGTCCTTCAACGTCGGCTGATCAAAACCAATTTGCTGTAACGAATCAAGCAAATAATGTCGACCATTTAGAGTATGAAATCACCTATAAAAATAATAGTACCAAGCTGCTGAATAATGTGAAAATTAAGGATAGTTTACCTATAGCCACCAGTTTCGGAAGTATGAGTTGTAATTCAACACCGAATGGTAATAGTTGTAATATCAATCATGTCGGAGATACATTGGAGTGGAACTTGACTGGTGTATTAAATCCCGCAGCGACAGGAACGGTGAGGTTTTGTGTAAATCAATAA
- a CDS encoding LysE family translocator, with protein MESLLILGSITLALMLGAISPGPTFIYVAKNSMAISRKHGLFTALGTGTGAALFGLLAVMGLQAILLAVPSAYIALKVFGGLYLLWLAFKIIKHAKEPMEAVNGAVKTMSYTQAFRLGLITQLSNPKIAIILASIFTALLPKEIPTYFYVVLPMLCFFIDAGWYSLVAVALSAEGPRKVYLKSKAVFDRVAGGVMTLLGLKLIFGMK; from the coding sequence TTGGAATCATTATTGATTTTAGGCTCTATTACTTTGGCATTAATGTTGGGGGCAATTAGTCCTGGTCCTACATTTATTTATGTTGCCAAAAATTCAATGGCGATTTCACGTAAACATGGCTTATTTACGGCGCTTGGTACAGGCACGGGTGCAGCATTATTTGGTTTGCTTGCAGTGATGGGGTTACAAGCAATTTTGCTGGCTGTGCCTTCTGCCTATATAGCTTTGAAAGTTTTTGGTGGTCTCTATTTACTTTGGCTGGCGTTTAAAATTATTAAACATGCCAAAGAACCCATGGAAGCTGTTAATGGTGCAGTGAAGACCATGAGTTATACGCAAGCATTTCGTTTAGGGCTGATTACCCAATTAAGTAACCCCAAAATTGCGATTATCCTTGCCAGTATTTTTACCGCGTTATTACCGAAAGAAATCCCAACGTATTTCTATGTGGTATTGCCGATGTTATGCTTTTTTATTGATGCAGGTTGGTACTCGCTAGTGGCTGTTGCATTGTCAGCAGAAGGTCCTCGCAAAGTTTATTTAAAATCTAAGGCTGTTTTTGATCGTGTTGCAGGTGGGGTAATGACCTTGCTTGGGTTGAAGTTGATCTTTGGGATGAAATGA